Proteins from a single region of Malassezia restricta chromosome IV, complete sequence:
- a CDS encoding negative regulator of differentiation 1 yields the protein MHDAELHPEAASAQASPHATPSISSSPSSTALDQASSAMHTLRVTDSDESTSLLPATPYSHEAAYPIVPPTLPSSAAATPSSMAMPMVGWSSPMAASMPYMMAIPGGGQSPLPLAYPNYAAPGTSHDFAMPTAAMATTGMVPVGRTVYIGNMPPDVSAEELLDNVHFGPIESVRLLPEKNCAFVSFLSGQVAAAFHADSSVRRISLRNRELKIGWGKPSVPPPAVMYAVQHHNASRNVYFGQLDDSVTEDTLRSTLSKYGPIDQIKLIREQRIAFVHFLSIQAAMKVVSSLPMDTEWSKYRINYGKDRCAYVPKGQQQTQAHNHQAAAMGLATAMWLGYPTGYLNYGQVPPGSPFYMDAESSASTDPEARARFQGQMLGQVEPQMYQFGNRTVYLGNLHPDTTVEDICNHVRGGILQSIRYMPDRHIAFVTFVDHNTALTFFHMALVSGINVLNRRLKIGWGKPTGPLSPAIALAVQSGASRNVYIGNISDHALMSEEKIRQDLSQYGELEMVNTLRERNCAFANFTNIQSAIKCIEGLKYHPDYQSVKVSYGKDRCGNPPKYLSRLAMNWQAQTRAAPFPVGQAQEPMAHDASTPHDQHGSSPSPEPLIST from the coding sequence atgcacgacgccgagtTGCATCCGGAGGCAGCCTCTGCCCAAGCGTCGCCGCATGCGACACCCTCCATCTCATCTTCACCCTCATCGACAGCGCTGGATCAAGCCTCCTCGGCCATGCATACCCTGCGTGTGACAGACTCGGACGAATCGACGTCCTTGCTTCCCGCCACACCCTATTCACATGAGGCCGCCTATCCGATCGTGCCCCCCACTTTGCCGtcatcggcggcggcaaCACCATCATCCATGGCAATGCCCATGGTGGGATGGAGCTCCCCCATGGCCGCGTCGATGCCGTACATGATGGCTATACCAGGGGGCGGCCAAAGCCCCCTACCCTTGGCGTACCCAAATTATGCGGCCCCGGGAACCTCGCATGACTTTGCGATGCCGACCGCGGCCATGGCAACGACAGGCATGGTGCCTGTCGGGAGAACTGTCTACATCGGGAACATGCCGCCGGACGTCTCAGCGGAAGAATTACTCGACAACGTGCACTTTGGTCCGATTGAGAGTGTGCGTCTGCTGCCAGAAAAAAACTGTGCTTTTGTATCATTTCTATCTGGCCAAGTGGCGGCAGCTTTCCATGCTGATTCATCGGTACGTCGTATCTCGCTTCGGAATCGCGAGCTCAAGATTGGATGGGGCAAGCCGAGTGTGCCGCCCCCCGCCGTCATGTATGCGGTACAGCATCATAATGCATCTCGGAATGTGTACTTCGGACAGCTGGATGATTCTGTCACAGAAGACACACTTCGCTCGACGCTGAGCAAATACGGACCGATCGACCAGATCAAGTTGATCCGTGAACAGCGCATTGCCTTTGTGCACTTCTTGTCAATTCAGGCTGCCATGAAAGTGGTCTCAAGTCTACCTATGGATACCGAATGGTCCAAGTACCGCATTAACTATGGCAAGGATCGATGCGCCTACGTGCCCAAGGGACAGCAGCAGACGCAAGCACACAACCACCAGGCTGCTGCCATGGGTCTTGCCACGGCCATGTGGCTAGGCTACCCAACGGGCTATTTGAACTACGGCCAGGTGCCTCCAGGCTCACCGTTCTACATGGACGCCGAATCCTCTGCATCGACGGATCCAGAGGCACGCGCCCGTTTCCAGGGACAGATGCTCGGACAGGTCGAGCCACAGATGTACCAGTTCGGCAATCGCACAGTGTATCTGGGCAATTTGCATCCAGATACGACCGTGGAAGATATTTGCAATCATGTTCGAGGCGGTATCTTGCAGTCGATCCGATACATGCCTGATCGGCACATTGCATTTGTCACGTTTGTGGATCATAATACCGCTCTCACGTTCTTTCATATGGCTCTTGTGTCTGGTATCAACGTGCTCAACCGGCGACTCAAGATAGGTTGGGGCAAGCCCACAGGACCACTAAGCCCAGCCATCGCCCTCGCTGTTCAGTCAGGTGCATCGCGGAATGTGTATATTGGCAATATTAGCGATCACGCACTGATGAGCGAAGAAAAGATTCGCCAAGATTTGTCGCAGTATGGCGAGCTCGAGATGGTCAACACGTTGCGAGAGCGCAATTGCGCTTTTGCCAACTTTACCAACATCCAATCAGCCATCAAGTGTATTGAGGGACTGAAATACCATCCTGACTATCAATCTGTCAAAGTGTCGTATGGCAAGGACCGGTGCGGGAACCCGCCCAAGTACCTGAGCAGGCTCGCCATGAATTGGCAGGCCCAGACCCGCGCCGCCCCTTTTCCTGTGGGACAGGCGCAGGAACCCATGGCGCATGATGCAAGCACGCCTCATGACCAACATGGATCCAGCCCATCACCTGAACCCCTCATTTCCACATAG
- a CDS encoding ER lumen protein retaining receptor, with amino-acid sequence MNLFRLLGDLSHLASIFILIHKILTSRSCRGISFKTQLMYTIVFVTRYLDLLHPPSAYLILMKLFFISSSAYILYLMKVQFRSRYETDIDSIRLEYLLGVPAILALLFHVQFTFLEVMWSFSIFLEAVAILPQMFLLQRLGEAETITTHYIFALGAYRALYLLNWIYRFIFERHHPFLLIPFLAGLVQTGLYGDFFYIYFTKVIQGKKFELPA; translated from the exons atgaacCTGTTTCGATTACTAGGCGATCTGTCGCACCTGGCGTCCATCTTCATTCTCATTCATAAGATCCTCACAAGTCGGTCATGTCGAGGCATCTCGTTCAAGACGCAGCTTATGTACACGATCGTGTTCGTGACGCGGTATCTGGACTTGCTGCACCCGCCTAGTGCCTACCTCATCCTGATGAAACTCTTCTTCATCTCGAGCAGTGCCTACATCTTGTATCTCATGAAGGTCCAATTCAGATCGCGCTACGAAACTGATATCGACTCGATTCGCCTCGAATACCTCCTTGGTGTGCCTGCGATCCTGGCACTCCTTTTCCATGTTCAGTTCACCTTCTTAGAAGTCATGTGGTCGTTTAGTATTTTCCTCGAAGCCGTCGCGATCCTGCCGCAAATGTTCCTTCTTCAGCGGTTGGGCGAGGCTGAGACGATCACCACACACTATATCTTCGCACTGGGTGCTTACCGCGCCCTGTATCTCCTCAACTGGATCTACCG TTTCATCTTTGAGAGGCACCATCCATTCCTGCTCATACCATTCCTGGCGGGTCTTGTACAAACCGGTCTGTACGGTGACTTTTTCTACA TCTACTTTACCAAGGTGATCCAGGGCAAAAAGTTTGAACTCCCTGCATAG
- a CDS encoding 2-nitropropane dioxygenase, producing the protein MTIHTVLTNTLKLRVPLVMGGMQWVGKPALAAAVSNAGALGMLTALTQPTPEALRAAIEETRSLIDPQIAKERSQYGAFGVNITLLPAIVPPDYEGYARAALEAGVRIFETAGSNPEPVIKVLKQSGAFVIHKCTAIRHGLKAAQLGADMLSIDGLECAGHPGEDDIGGLVLLALAAEKSPIPFIASGGMANGRSLAAALALGACGANMGTRFMATRESEIHDKIKAHLVQSSERDTVHIMRSLRNTARVYKNKVALEVIEKEKQRAQFADIRPLVSGQRGKKVYENGEVDAGIWTAGQTAGLIHDIPTCKELVARIERDAEQVMTQSAALITPSPRL; encoded by the coding sequence ATGACCATCCACACGGTTCTAACGAACACGCTCAAGTTGCGTGTGCCCCTTGTGATGGGTGGTATGCAGTGGGTCGGCAAGCCGGCCCTGGCTGCTGCGGTCTCGAATGCCGGGGCTCTGGGCATGCTGACGGCTCTGACGCAGCCGACGCcggaggcgctgcgtgcggcgATTGAAGAGACTCGCTCGCTGATTGACCCGCAGATTGCCAAGGAGCGCTCTCAGTACGGTGCCTTTGGTGTGAACATTACACTCCTGCCTGCCATTGTGCCCCCGGACTATGAGGGATATGCACGTGCGGCACTGGAAGCCGGTGTCCGGATCTTTGAGACAGCCGGCAGCAACCCTGAGCCGGTGATCAAGGTGCTCAAGCAATCGGGCGCTTTCGTGATACACAAGTGCACGGCGATCCGCCATGGACTTAAGGCTGCGCAGCTCGGTGCGGATATGCTGAGTATTGATGGCCTCGAGTGTGCGGGACACCCCGGTGAGGACGACATTGGTGGTTTGGTGCTCTTGGCCCTCGCCGCCGAAAAGTCGCCTATTCCGTTCATCGCATCGGGTGGCATGGCCAATGGCCGCAGCCTGGCGGCTGCGCTTGCGTTGGGGGCCTGTGGTGCCAACATGGGCACGCGTTTCATGGCGACCCGGGAAAGTGAAATCCACGACAAGATCAAGGCGCACCTGGTCCAGTCGTCGGAGCGCGACACGGTACACATTATGCGCAGCCTGCGCAACACGGCGCGTGTCTACAAGAACAAGGTCGCGCTGGAGGTGATCGAGAAGgagaagcagcgcgcgcagTTCGCTGACATTCGCCCGCTCGTGTCGGGTCAGCGCGGCAAGAAGGTGTACGAAAACGGCGAAGTCGATGCGGGTATCTGGACGGCTGGCCAGACGGCGGGTCTGATTCACGACATTCCCACGTGCAAAGAACTCGTGGCCCGCAttgagcgcgatgccgagcaggtcATGACACAGTCGGCTGCCCTCATTACCCCCTCGCCCCGTTTGTAG
- a CDS encoding solute carrier family 25 (mitochondrial citrate transporter), member 1 has protein sequence MSAEKKTNKPRVSPATHLIAGGIAGFAEACTCHPLDTIKVRMQLSRRGRGISEKPRGFFATGVHIVRRESPLGLYKGLGAVVAGIVPKMAIRFMSFEQYKLALANRETGVTSPQGVFVAGLLAGTTEAVAVVNPMEVVKIRLQAQQHSLADPLEKPRYQNAAHALYTIVREEGFGTLYRGVALTALRQATNQAANFTAYQELKSLAQRVQQTQDLPSYETATIGLISGALGPFSNAPIDTIKTRIQRAAKVEGETAMGRIVKVASDMFKQEGVSAFWKGITPRVARVAPGQAVVFTIYEKVKGMIESSHEKKAQAVVKQ, from the coding sequence ATGAGCGCCGAAAAGAAAACCAACAAGCCCAGGGTGTCGCCCGCGACTCACCTCATTGCCGGTGGTATCGCCGGTTTTGCTGAAGCATGCACCTGTCACCCCCTTGACACGATCAAGGTGCGGATGCAGCTGTCCCGCAGGGGCCGCGGCATCAGCGAAAAGCCCCGTGGCTTCTTCGCCACGGGCGTGCATATTGTGCGCCGCGAATCGCCTCTGGGCCTGTACAAGGGCCTCGGTGCCGTCGTGGCCGGCATCGTGCCCAAGATGGCCATCCGCTTCATGAGTTTTGAACAGTACAAGCTCGCTCTGGCCAACCGCGAGACGGGCGTGACGAGCCCGCAGGGCGTGTTCGTCGCCGGTCTGCTCGCTGGTACCACGGAGGCCGTGGCCGTCGTGAACCCCATGGAAGTGGTCAAAATCCGTCTgcaggcccagcagcacTCGCTCGCAGATCCGCTGGAGAAGCCTCGCTACCAAAACGCCGCCCACGCTCTGTACACGATTGTGCGTGAGGAGGGCTTCGGCACGCTTTACCGCGGTGTggcgctcacggcgctgcgtcagGCAACGAATCAGGCGGCCAACTTCACGGCATACCAGGAGCTCAAGTCGCTGGCTCAGCGCGTGCAGCAGACGCAAGATCTGCCCTCATACGAGACGGCCACGATTGGTCTGATCTCGGGTGCGCTGGGTCCTTTCTCGAACGCCCCGATTGACACCATCAAGACGCGTATCCAGCGCGCCGCCAAGGTCGAGGGCGAGACAGCCATGGGCCGCATCGTCAAGGTCGCCTCAGATATGTTCAAGCAAGAAGGTGTGAGTGCCTTCTGGAAAGGCATCACCCcgcgtgtcgcgcgtgtcgctcCTGGCCAGGCCGTTGTATTTACCATCTACGAAAAGGTGAAGGGCATGATCGAGTCTTCCCATGAAAAGAAGGCTCAGGCCGTCGTGAAACAGTAA